The region ATGGAGCCTCAATATTTACAAATCATCCGAGCCCATCATTTGTCATGTGTAAATGTGACAACATTATCCTAAAACTTTGCCTTCCTATTTTTGTCTCTGTTGGATAATATCATTTCCATTTTCCAGAAGTATGAGCTCCTAGTATGAGTCCAAGCCCTAAGAGGCAGCAAAGATTTCCCGGTGAAGGCCTCGTAACTTCAAAAGAGGCAACAAAGATTCATCCATGGTAAATTGAGCCTCTGTTGGATGGAAGACAAAAGAAAGCTCTAAATGGTTATGCGAAAACCTCCATTAGAGTTCCCTGCAGGCctcttcctggctgtactctaAGAGCACCATAGTTCCACATCAATCTAAGTCAACCACAAATTTATTTCAGAGGTGTGAGACTTCCCTTCCATGAGTCCTTCCAAGGGGCACATTGCTGGAAATATTTGAAGGACTGCAACTATGTGAACTATGAATCAACTGTCTGGTAGATAGAGAAGGCCGGACTTGAGGCATAGAGGAGTGAGGATGATGGAAAACCTCAGTGCAGCTAGAAAATTTAGAATTATAATGTTGAAAGTTTCCACTGAAAGAAACAGCAACAACAAATTACATTGCTTGAAGCCAAATTGAGTAGCCAAACAGGAGCAATCCAACAATTGCAATCGGAGTAGTTCGGGAAGTATTTTTACCAATTACAAGGCAGATTTCCGTTCATACTCCGTGCGCCAGCTGAGACTGACATCGGGTCTTTATGCTTTGTTCCATCTCCTACAGTATGTCGCTTATCCTAGAAGATCCCACACAGATACAAAACATGTGAGTAAATCAGTCATATATTTGTTTCTCtatttctattcaattttttaatttactggAGGTCATGATGGCTAATCACCAAGGACTGGCAGTTCATACTTACTGTAAGATTAACTGCAGAAAATGCCTGCACACAGACTGAAACATTTTGATCATGTGAATTTTGTACAAAGGGATGCTCAAGTAACTTGGAAGCTGTTGGCCGTTCTCCAGGATTCCTCCGAAAGCAACAATGGAGGAAATCCTTTCCCTCTGGGGATAACGTTTCTGGAATGGGTGGGGATCTATTCAAAACTTTGAACATAGCTTGTGGCTGGAAAATTGAAGATAGTTAGAACACTTAAAAGagataaaagttaaaaaaacaaacgcAAGCCCAGCTTTTTGCAAAAGTAATGTAATTAAAATGCATGTTGTCATGTCCAAGGGTGACATGGATACATGGTTGAATAAAGAAAGCATATGAGCACACATTGTCTCATAAATGTTGTATAACAtgtaagaagagaaaaaaaaaattgagagaactAGTTAAGAGTCCATTGATACCATGCAAATTGAAGAGATCAGCACACGTCGAGACACATCAACAGTTGCAAGTCAATAATATTGCGAAAGGAAGATGCTATTATATAATAAGAATGAAGAGATAATAACAATCTCCTTATTTTATGTGCAACCAGATACTGCTTTGCTGGATCCGAGAAAAATATTCCAGTGCCATCAGGAAGTAGACCATATTAATCCTACCGGAAATCAGTACTCACAGACTAATAGAAAAGAAGACTACGAATTCTCCTAACATTTTAATTATAATACAAGCTACCTCAAACTAAGTAAGAAATGAGAACTATTCATACATGGTATCACCTGCTTTCAAACGCACCTCAAGATTTTTTCAATCCCTAAATGCATTCTTGTGGAATTAGGGTCATGttacccaaaaaataataataacgtTGCAAGGTCAAATAAAagttccttttatttattaatttattttcttagcaCAGCTCCTTGGATTTATTTGTAAATTTTCCCCACAAAAACAGGATAGTACAAACAAGCAGTTATACATGAGAAAATTAACCACGAGAAATTCCTCAACACAAGCGTGATTGTTTAGTAAATCCATAAAAAATCAGGTAGGTTGAATAAATACTGAGCACATGAAACAGTGGCATGTAGACAACATTTACAAGCCTAGATAATGATGAATAAAGGGTAACAAGCTTAATCATGTCCTCACCCCTGTAAAATCACTCCAAGGAGGTTTTCCATTCAACATTTCAATGATGGTACAGCCCAAACTCCATATATCAACGGCCAGAGCAAGTTCAGGATTGGCATCATTTTGCAACGCAGCTTGCATGACCTGCACAGCAGTAATCAGAGTCAAGAAAAGAAGGGAACGGCACAAGCTGTATACAAACTTATGTCCAAGGACTTGCAATGTGAAGTACCTCTGGAGCCATCCAGTATGGACTGCCCTTCAAAGAAAGATTATAAGATTGTCCTGCAAGCTGAATACAGACAAGGGTTCAAgtattgaacaaaaaaaaaaaaaaaaaacgcttcaGGGTCCGTCAAAGAATTGAACTATAGTTATTAAATAACAGACCAAAGAGTAACGTTTGGTCCAGATTATTGGATTAGACTTGTCCGATAATGATAAGTGTAAAGTGTTAAGAGTTAGATCAAGATTCTTCCTCTATGGATAATCTTTAGACTAGTTATATTCTATTAGTCTAGGTCTCTTTAGTCTTGTGATAAGGTAGATAGTTATCAGTACTAGAACTCGTCATGTAAAAGATATCTAGTGTAACCTAGATGAcctattctctatatatactaaCACTGCCATACAATTGCAGTATGCAGTTTTACCTATATATCCTAAAatcctatatggtatcagagccagtcAAGACTAACGTCTCTGGTTGCTCCCACCTCTAAAACCGATTCTACCACCACCTCAAACCCACCTACTATCTCCATCCCAGTTACTTCTCCTATTCCTATTCAGAATGTGCACCATCACATCTCTGAAAAACTAACCCAGGATAATTACATCCTATGGCAATTCCTCATGGTTCCGAAGGCCACAACCTGTTCagttatgttgatgacatcataaTCACAAGCTCCCATCCAGCAGCCATCTCTCATCTCATCAGTGACCTTCACGAATCCTTTGCCCTTAAGGATCTTGGACCTCTTCACTTTTTTCTTGGAGTTGAAGTTACATGGCACAATGATGATCTTCATCTTTCCCAACAGAGGTATATTCATGATTTCCTCACCACGACAAACATGCTGCTTGCAAAGCCAATAGCTACTCCTATGTCGGCTTCCACTACTCTCAGCCGTTTTGAAGGTTCTACCATTACGGACTCTACTCAATACCGAAGCacggtgggatctcttcaataTCTCTCACTTACTCGGCCTGAAATTGCCTTTGCAGTCAATAAAGTATCACAGTTTATGCAAGATCCTAGCGACACTCATTGGTCGACAGTAAAACGTATCCTTCGGTACTTAAAAGTCCACAATTTCACATACCTTCTGCATTTCAAAGAATTCTACAAAGCATCTCAATGCTTACTCAGATTCCGATTGGGCTAGTTGTCCTGATGACTGGTGCTTTACTTCTGGGTATTGTGTCCTTCTTGGTAAAAACATCTTATCCTGGAGCTCCAAGAAACAACCCACGGTGTCCCGATCTAGTACCGAATCTGAGTACAAGGCCATTGCGAATACAGCTGCAGAGTTAACTTGGATCCAAACACTTCTTCGTGAACTTGATGTAATATCTCCAGAACCACCAATTTTGTATTGTGATAACATTGGCACTACGTATCTCGCTTCAAATCCTATCTATCATGCTCGCACAAAGCATATAGAGATTGACTATCATTTTGTCCGAGATATGGTCGCTAAAAAGCTCCTTAAAGTATGCTTCATCTCTGGAAAAGATCAATTGGCCGATATCCTCACGAAGCCACTTGTTGCTGCCCGGTTCATCATATTCCGATTCAACCTCAACGTTCATCCTCCCACgtcgagtttgagggggcgtattTAGACTTGTTATCCGATAATGATAAGTGTAAAGTGTTGAGTTAGATCAAGATTCTTCCTCTATGGATAATCTTTAGACTAGTTATATTCTATTAGTCTAGGTCTCTTTAGTCTTGTGATAAGGTAGATAGTTATCGGTACTAGAACTCTTCATGTAAAAGATATCTAGTGTAACCTAGATGAtctattctctatatatactaaCACTGCCATACGATTGCAGTATGCAGTTTTACCTACATATCCTAAAATCCTATACAGATTATGCAGAGTTGAAAGTATCCAGGAAATGTTGGTGGAGCACCATTCACCAAGATAACAGCAGCATTCTGAAAATCACATATGACACTAGCTTgagggagattttttttttttttttttttttaagtaattgaaaaatatcattaaaagtatATAGGCGCCCCTAAGTGTACATGGAGATGAAGGCTGGGTTGGGGAGGAAGGAGACTCTtcttaccctttgggtgtttttcctcccgacatgcccttggattgggtgtCGGATGGTGTTGAGGATGAAGATACGTCCTTTGCGTTGTTGTATGCCATTGAAGAGGTTTTCCATTGGGTTAATAAGGGTAAGCGTATTAAGATTGAAGGGAGGAGAGAGATACAGAATCTGAagagctccatcaactacggcGATGCGAGCGTGCcctctaggagtaggaaaggaaaGGCTCAGACTTTGTAGCGTTGagtgctccttgtgggtttcAGGTTTTAGGGTtggtccttgtgggtttgtttgggcttTTCTTTTAATGCTTTGAGTGCTCTTCGTGGGTTTGGTGCTTTAGGGCTTAGGTCcctgtgggtttgtttggtaggtttctttctttttttgggttgtttcCTTTTCGCTTTCTAAAACGGTgctttttcttgtatactcccagtgtacttaagtgtgccttacgcttttaataagaccaatttattacttatcaaaaaaaggagcaaaaagaacaagaaaatcactataaataattgataaagAAGAAATATAAGCAGaagtccaaagatacaaagttttgAAAAACAATGACGTAATCTCTTCCATAGTCTTCTCTCGGTCCTCAAAACTTTTGTCATTCAATTTCCTCCATAAAACATCATAAAAGGCACATAAGCACCATCTTTTGCACAACCGTATTTCGCGTACTGCCAatagtccaccaacaagcatacaggTTGAGTAGTCGACTACACGTCTAGGCATAATCCAAGACAACCCAAACcgacttaattttattttatttaaaaaaaaaataaaaaaatccaaatggcataagccacatcacagtgaagaagaagattgtaCACAGACTCCCTAttcctcttacacatgcaacatctgttCACCACAATAACATGCCGCTTCCTGAGGTTATCCGCAATAAAGATCTTACCTAGAGCTGCCAACTACGCGAAAAAAGCCGCCCTCAAGGGTGCCTTAGTTCGGAAAACACTCTTCGAAGGGAAACAACTACCTTCAATTCTGACTTAGCCAAGTTAATATTCAAGCCCGAAGCAGtttcaaagcataaaaataagCACCACATATGACGAAGATGATTTGGAGTAGCACTGCAGAAGATCAAAGTATCATTAGCAAACAAAATGTGAGAGAGAACAAGCCCACCAACATTGCCCACAGAGAAGCCAGACAATAGCCCCCTACACAGCGCAGCAGAAATCATTCTACCAAACGCCTCCATCACAAGGACAACCAacaaaaaggacaaagggtGCCCCTGTCTCAAGCgcgagagctactaaaaaagCATGTTGGAGTACTGTTCACCAAGACCGAGAAACACACCGAAGAAATGCTGTGAGTTATCCAAAAgcaccattttcccccaaaaccacacctcctcagtatatacaacaacaacaaaaatcccAGTTTACATGATAATAGGCTTTTTCTAGATCCATTAATCTCCTATCAAGGCATTTATTGGCAATAAGAACAAGATCTAGGATTTGCTTCCCTCTTATAAATGCATTCTGTAACTTGGAGATAATCTTCTCCAACACCATCTTAATCTCGTTCGCTGGAATCTttgcaataattttttaaatacccCCCACAAGACTAATCGAGCTAAAATCCTTGAGGTCAACAGCCCCTAGAAGCTTCAGAATGAGGGTGATAAAAGAATCATTAAGGCTCCTCTCAAACTTGCCTCTAGCATGGAGGTCACAGAAAACCTTTATAATATCCTCTTTTACAACATCCCAGCAAGCTTGGAAGAACACCATAGAGAAGCCATCAGGGCCTAGCGCCTTGTCACCATTCATAGCTTTCACTACTCCCCTCACCTCCTCTTCCTCAAAAAGTCTCTCCAACCAACTAGCCTTGGCCGCCACAATGGAATTGAAGGAAAGGTCATACACCAAAGGCCTCCAACTAAATTGTTCGGTGTATAACTTTTGATAAAACTGGACAATGTGCTCATTGATCTCCGCTCGGTTGGTAGAAATAGCTTGAGGGAGTTATAATAAGGGGATAATACATTTTACCCCCTTGTAGTTAAATTGTTAAACATAGAACGTCTCTAAAGTTTAGTTTGCAACTAAAACCTCTCTGTGATTaggtataaaatataaaatcaacaCATCAAGTTTATAACCAATCACATTATGTAACATAATGAATTAATTGTATACATTCACCTACATCATCATCATGTATAgtcaaattgattttctttttccttcatgagaacataaaattatatatattattctttagtttttttttttttttttttatgaaggaaTAAACAACAATTGAGGGAGGGTGCAAAATTGTATAGTGACATGACATGTTCTGATTGGTTAGGAGATAATGTGTAGCTTGTGTTGACATTAATACTTTGAAAATAAACATGAAGGGGTTAAGTCATACAAACTACACTTAAAGGAGGAGGTTCCACCTTTTAAGACATCCTCTACAAGAACCTTGTTTAAGACCACATTTAGAACAAATCCCAAACGACCTTTCCCACAGCCCAACTACAGAgggctaaaatgtatttttcccttaCAACAACTAACAAATTGTAAGGCTCGATAGAAATCTAACACTTACATGTTTAGCCAGCCCAAAATCTGTAAGTTTAACAACGCCAGATGCATCAACAAGCAAATTTGCACCTTTGATATCCCTGTACAGCACAATCATCCAAGTCACCAAAACTTCATATCaacaaaacaaccaaacttCTCCAACAATGTGCGTTATAACCACTGGAAGTAGCTGGCAAATTAAAATTGGAATTGGCACAATTCACAGAATTAGAAGCCGGATAGATATAACTAAAAAACTTAGTATTCCTTATAATCTTCCTAACAAGGCCTATCGattctcttatatttttcaAAGAATGCCCATTACATAATCATGTGCTTGCATTTTACAAAATTCAGTTtatctataattttttgaaatgtaTTTTATGAAGTACAGTACATGGTTAACGGAGAGGTAAACTACAATGCAAGTTTTTTCCATCTTATCGAATATGATAATTACCTGTGGATAGTCTTTGTGCCATGCAAGTAGGCCAACCCCTTGAGGATATGGCGAGTGAAATTCCGAACTATAGACTCGTTAATGGCTCCAAAATGTTCATGTACATATCTATCAATTGATCCAGGATGAACATACTccaaatatatgtaaaaatgaTCATCAACCTACCCATAAACATTGTTCCCTTAATTGGTCAGGTCTATGAAAAATCACAAGCAATCAGTTTAACCAATATAATATAACAAGAACCAAAGAAATACTCACTATCTCACTGCCATAATACTGCACAATGTTTGGGTGGTTCAGTTGCCGGAGAACTTTTATTTCCTGATGAAACAAATATGAGTAAGAACAGAACTACAATTTCTGAAAGACAAGCGGAACATCTACAAAGCTATAACTGAATTTCCAATTATTAAGATAAGGTCTCCGTGCATGCCCTTAATCAATGAAATAGAAAATGTTAAAAGCATGAACTGAAAACCCCAAACAACAATGGTTATCATTGTGATTTATCATGCAGATTTTTTCTGTAGAGAGACAAGTGGTCTTAGGTCCTTAGCACCAGTGAAAGGGGACAAAACAAGTGTAAATAGTCTTAGGGAATGCCACTTGTTGGAGTCTAAAGGGTATACAGGTAAAGACACCAGCTACGTGGGTGCAGTGAGGAACTTCGCAAGAGCCAAAGGGCCATTACGCAGGTTGCAGACATCTATCTCCTTCATGTATTAGGAAACAATCCTCAAGCCCTTCCTACAATTTATTATAGCAACTCAACTCAATTAAGCCTCAACTCTAACCGACTATGGTTAGCTCTATGAACCCTTCATCAACTACTCGGGGTTGGACACATGTATCTTCTTTCGCCATTATTACCTTCTTGGTCCGTTTTTGCATCTCACTTCACTTGACAGCAACTATGCCCCAAATTAAATAAGAACTCTAACAAGTACCTGCTCCAATTGCTTTACACATTCAGCAGCTTTAGGATCATCAGGAATGAGATCAACTTCCTTCATTGCGCATAAAGCTCCAGTCTCTCtgcatataaatatataaggaAATGTTAAGCGCAGAAGAAAGTCAAGAAACAACCATCATAAAGATTCAGAAACTTGCGTACCGATTGGTGGCAAGGTATA is a window of Alnus glutinosa chromosome 4, dhAlnGlut1.1, whole genome shotgun sequence DNA encoding:
- the LOC133866428 gene encoding mitogen-activated protein kinase kinase kinase 5-like isoform X2, whose product is MNYFHKASSSSSSSSSSPSDVNASNLDKNRGRIQSFTQRRLTRQKKLRHVGEQEIGLQGSPHSSRKSRSPGESEHWSISAVPQPLPLPELPSGRRPESTALNSGQAHLGSPQELGRFSLDAPTEFARYNLKLNIPARRSLTCGFSSPVSPQRPNTREFLPSSVTTSSAKSPDNFFRGFSQDLNVERGNCNLRLKAPARSAPTSVFSSPAASPRRLNSGDLFPSSVAFQEFQDSLVGFDSKVSPAKTMHSPDQSPLRSPTVQSPRLTPKSPKRTVFQSQHQCFMERPEISAYPLPLPPGVILPSQSSTQSQSTPTHHVMEQPRSSSFKGQWIKGKRIGRGTFGTVYLATNRETGALCAMKEVDLIPDDPKAAECVKQLEQEIKVLRQLNHPNIVQYYGSEIVDDHFYIYLEYVHPGSIDRYVHEHFGAINESIVRNFTRHILKGLAYLHGTKTIHRDIKGANLLVDASGVVKLTDFGLAKHLAGQSYNLSLKGSPYWMAPEVMQAALQNDANPELALAVDIWSLGCTIIEMLNGKPPWSDFTGPQAMFKVLNRSPPIPETLSPEGKDFLHCCFRRNPGERPTASKLLEHPFVQNSHDQNVSVCVQAFSAVNLTDKRHTVGDGTKHKDPMSVSAGARSMNGNLPCNCGNFQHYNSKFSSCTEVFHHPHSSMPQVRPSLSTRQLIHSSHSCSPSNISSNVPLGRTHGREVSHL
- the LOC133866428 gene encoding mitogen-activated protein kinase kinase kinase 5-like isoform X1; protein product: MNYFHKASSSSSSSSSSPSDVNASNLDKNRGRIQSFTQRRLTRQKKLRHVGEQEIGLQGSPHSSRKSRSPGESEHWSISAVPQPLPLPELPSGRRPESTALNSGQAHLGSPQELGRKSIDNVATISMKPTSDHHSRFSLDAPTEFARYNLKLNIPARRSLTCGFSSPVSPQRPNTREFLPSSVTTSSAKSPDNFFRGFSQDLNVERGNCNLRLKAPARSAPTSVFSSPAASPRRLNSGDLFPSSVAFQEFQDSLVGFDSKVSPAKTMHSPDQSPLRSPTVQSPRLTPKSPKRTVFQSQHQCFMERPEISAYPLPLPPGVILPSQSSTQSQSTPTHHVMEQPRSSSFKGQWIKGKRIGRGTFGTVYLATNRETGALCAMKEVDLIPDDPKAAECVKQLEQEIKVLRQLNHPNIVQYYGSEIVDDHFYIYLEYVHPGSIDRYVHEHFGAINESIVRNFTRHILKGLAYLHGTKTIHRDIKGANLLVDASGVVKLTDFGLAKHLAGQSYNLSLKGSPYWMAPEVMQAALQNDANPELALAVDIWSLGCTIIEMLNGKPPWSDFTGPQAMFKVLNRSPPIPETLSPEGKDFLHCCFRRNPGERPTASKLLEHPFVQNSHDQNVSVCVQAFSAVNLTDKRHTVGDGTKHKDPMSVSAGARSMNGNLPCNCGNFQHYNSKFSSCTEVFHHPHSSMPQVRPSLSTRQLIHSSHSCSPSNISSNVPLGRTHGREVSHL